In Humulus lupulus chromosome 6, drHumLupu1.1, whole genome shotgun sequence, a single genomic region encodes these proteins:
- the LOC133785393 gene encoding uncharacterized protein LOC133785393, with amino-acid sequence MLREVMQKFSDGRTAYATDYMDLVSRNTERSPFAEWIQNEPKPWDFTIPPLPAFNGKGDPLNHLFQFQQKMALEANNEAIQCKVFSTTFSGPALLWFRQLKPGSVNGFGDLRRAFLQQYNANREAPRTMADLYRIEQGENEHPMAYLQHFIDLVHQIHDVEPATAANLFVKSLQVVSLLHENLTMTPPYDMAEIQIRTEGVFRVLEFRECAQKKSALISTPPANNPPPPSTRDDKRKRQEADHTKGGKIPKANRDPPRYPSFEYTVPQEVIYEENKDRLIWREPYKITTPPERRDKNRFYLFHEDHGHTISECHNLHNQIQALMRSERLTQYIKGSSRSVVSQPSATSTPMLPVADSLNVASTSSQEPLKQIPMIHKIVELTTEQEQASKSHKRMEERVKQYRSLGHTVNFVTSKDRCYPASTITFTEDNLQGVHLPHDDPLVISLQVDRCQLGRVLVDGGSGVDILFWEVF; translated from the coding sequence ATGCTGCGAGAAGTGATGCAGAAGTTCTCAGATGGAAGAACTGCCTACGCTACTGATTACATGGATTTGGTTTCAAGGAACACCGAGAGATCGCCTTTCGCAGAGTGGATACAGAATGAGCCCAAACCGTGGGACTTCACAATTCCCCCACTACCCGCATTCAACGGAAAAGGAGATCCGCTCAATCACCTATTCCAATTCCAACAGAAGATGGCCTTGGAAGCCAACAATGAAGCCATACAATGCAAAGTTTTCTCCACAACTTTTTCTGGACCAGCCTTGCTATGGTTCAGGCAGTTGAAACCTGGCTCTGTCAACGGCTTCGGTGATCTTCGCAGAGCCTTTCTCCAACAGTATAATGCTAACCGCGAAGCACCAAGAACGATGGCAGATCTCTACCGAATTGAGCAAGGTGAAAATGAACACCCAATGGCGTACCTGCAACATTTCATCGACCTCGTACATCAGATCCACGATGTAGAGCCGGCAACTGCGGCTAATCTCTTCGTCAAAAGCCTACAAGTGGTGTCCCTCTTACACGAAAACCTCACCATGACACCACCGTATGACATGGCTGAAATCCAAATCCGCACCGAGGGCGTCTTCAGGGTCCTGGAATTTCGAGAATGTGCGCAAAAGAAGTCCGCCCTTATTTCAACGCCACCAGCAAATAACCCTCCTCCTCCATCTACAAGGGACGACAAAAGAAAAAGACAAGAGGCAGATCACACGAAAGGAGGAAAGATACCAAAAGCAAATCGAGATCCACCACGATACCCCTCTTTCGAGTACACCGTCCCTCAGGAGGTCATCTACGAAGAAAACAAAGACAGACTCATCTGGCGTGAGCCATACAAAATCACCACTCCCCCAGAAAGAAGAGATAAAAATAGGTTCTACCTCTTCCATGAGGATCATGGCCACACAATCTCCGAGTGCCACAACCTCCACAATCAGATCCAGGCCCTCATGCGAAGCGAACGATTGACCCAGTATATTAAAGGATCAAGCAGATCCGTCGTCTCGCAACCTAGCGCCACTTCTACCCCGATGCTGCCCGTGGCAGACTCCCTAAATGTGGCTTCTACGAGCTCACAAGAGCCTCTCAAACAGATCCCCATGATACACAAAATCGTGGAGCTCACCACGGAACAAGAGCAGGCATCCAAAAGCCATAAAAGAATGGAGGAAAGGGTGAAGCAGTACAGATCATTAGGCCACACCGTCAACTTTGTCACTTCGAAAGACAGATGCTATCCAGCCTCTACAATAACCTTCACAGAAGACAACCTGCAGGGAGTACACCTACCCCATGACGATCCTTTAGTCATTTCATTGCAGGTCGACCGTTGCCAGCTGGGGAGAGTTTTAGTCGACGGGGGCAGTGGTGTTGATATCCTCTTCTGGGAAGTTTTTTAG